Proteins from one Gammaproteobacteria bacterium genomic window:
- a CDS encoding DEAD/DEAH box helicase family protein, with protein sequence MTPPNDEQQARQEIDQLLTAAGWAVQDYRAYSPGASRGIAVREVPLSEGKCDYLLMVDRAAVGIIEAKREGTRLSGVAEQSAFYAGKLPAFLQAKANLRFIYESTGIETLFRDTADPEPRSRPIFAFHKPETLAEWLQEPDTLRARLRQMPPLASTGMRDCQIEAITKLEQSLAQDKPRALIQMATGAGKTFTSCALVYRLIKYAGARRVLFLVDRANLGRQAETEFKQYVVPDGNRKFMELYNVQRLTSNNIDPVCRVTISTIQRVYSMLRGEELAEDLDEVSGFEVSAVDGRVREVAYNSAIPIEEFDFVITDECHRSIYNLWRQVLEYFDAYLIGLTATPSKQTIGFFNQNLVMEYGHDRAVADGVNVGYDVYRIKTEVTDKGSKVEAGNYVDKRSRETRKVRWERLDEDLAYAGKELDRSVVVPSQIRTVMEAFKQALPELFPGRALVPKTVIFAKDDSHAEDILHICREVFGKGNDFCKKITYKTYNSETKRYEKSESLIQEFRTSPQLRIAVTVDMIATGTDIRALECLIFIRDVRSRVYFEQMKGRGTRVLSPTELQAVSGAEANAKTHFVIVDAVGVCESDKTDSRPLEKKPGVSFDKLMLGVAFGKRDEASLTSLAGRLARLDRAISPEDRQRITHHTQGVTLSALANKLLSACDPDSIAKAAAAKAATEGKSENYVPSSDELKAAQELLATDACRLFDDSVFRDLLANIKQEAEQTIDKVTIDKVVDQGFDVAAKQKAESLTRSFREYIEEHRPEIEALQILYSRPYKQRLTEEALRDLEVKLKEAPGHWTTDSLWQAYRQTNPSKVQGQVKRFTDLISLVRFAWEQEPVLEPFEEHVRTRFAEWLKNKQANEAGFNTNELSWLEKMRDYVIASGSVDREHLEADNVLGPVYKVFGEKLWPLMDELNQTLAA encoded by the coding sequence TTGACCCCGCCAAACGATGAACAACAAGCTAGGCAAGAAATAGATCAGCTGCTGACCGCGGCCGGTTGGGCTGTGCAGGACTACCGGGCCTATAGTCCTGGAGCTTCACGAGGCATAGCTGTACGCGAAGTCCCCTTGTCGGAAGGGAAATGCGACTACCTCCTAATGGTAGATCGTGCCGCGGTGGGGATCATAGAAGCAAAACGTGAAGGGACACGGCTATCCGGAGTTGCAGAGCAATCGGCCTTCTACGCCGGGAAATTGCCCGCATTCCTGCAAGCAAAGGCCAATCTGCGTTTCATCTACGAGTCCACTGGAATCGAGACGCTTTTCAGGGACACGGCGGACCCTGAGCCTCGTTCCCGACCGATATTCGCATTTCACAAACCCGAAACCCTGGCTGAATGGTTGCAAGAGCCGGATACCCTTCGGGCGCGCCTGCGCCAGATGCCGCCACTTGCCTCGACCGGCATGCGAGATTGCCAAATCGAGGCAATCACCAAACTTGAGCAGTCCCTGGCCCAGGATAAGCCCCGCGCCTTGATTCAGATGGCCACGGGCGCAGGCAAGACCTTTACCTCTTGCGCACTTGTGTATCGGCTAATCAAGTATGCCGGAGCGCGGCGTGTGCTCTTTCTGGTAGATCGCGCCAATCTTGGGCGGCAGGCAGAAACGGAATTCAAGCAGTACGTCGTTCCGGATGGCAACCGGAAGTTCATGGAGCTATATAACGTCCAGCGCCTTACATCCAACAATATAGATCCGGTATGCCGAGTTACGATTTCCACCATTCAGCGCGTCTATTCCATGTTGCGCGGGGAAGAGTTGGCGGAAGATCTGGATGAAGTTTCCGGCTTTGAAGTGTCTGCGGTCGATGGCCGCGTTCGGGAAGTCGCCTACAATTCCGCAATCCCGATTGAGGAATTCGATTTCGTCATTACCGACGAATGTCACAGGTCCATCTATAACCTGTGGCGCCAAGTGTTGGAATATTTTGACGCCTATTTGATAGGTCTTACCGCTACTCCCAGCAAGCAGACTATCGGCTTTTTCAACCAGAATCTTGTCATGGAGTACGGGCACGACCGTGCCGTTGCAGATGGCGTGAATGTTGGCTATGACGTGTACCGGATAAAGACCGAAGTCACCGATAAGGGTTCAAAGGTCGAAGCGGGCAACTACGTCGACAAGCGCAGCCGGGAAACCCGCAAGGTCAGGTGGGAAAGGCTGGATGAAGATTTGGCTTACGCCGGCAAGGAGCTGGACCGCTCCGTAGTGGTTCCATCGCAAATTCGCACGGTCATGGAGGCATTCAAACAGGCACTGCCTGAGCTTTTCCCGGGTCGGGCCCTGGTGCCCAAAACGGTGATATTCGCCAAGGATGACAGTCACGCCGAGGATATCCTGCACATCTGCCGTGAGGTATTCGGCAAAGGCAACGATTTCTGCAAAAAGATCACTTACAAGACTTACAATTCCGAAACCAAGCGCTACGAGAAATCTGAAAGCCTGATACAGGAGTTCCGCACCAGCCCGCAGCTAAGGATTGCGGTCACAGTGGATATGATTGCCACGGGTACGGATATTCGCGCGCTGGAATGCCTGATATTTATCCGCGACGTCCGCAGCCGCGTCTATTTCGAGCAGATGAAGGGTCGCGGCACTCGCGTGCTTTCGCCCACGGAGCTTCAAGCCGTGAGCGGTGCGGAGGCGAATGCCAAGACCCATTTCGTGATCGTGGACGCCGTAGGTGTCTGCGAAAGCGACAAGACCGATTCACGCCCCCTCGAAAAGAAGCCCGGCGTTTCCTTCGACAAGCTCATGCTGGGGGTAGCGTTCGGCAAGCGGGATGAAGCGAGTTTGACCAGTCTTGCTGGTAGATTGGCACGCTTGGATAGAGCAATCAGTCCTGAGGATCGCCAGCGGATAACGCACCACACTCAAGGTGTCACGCTATCGGCGCTTGCTAATAAGCTCCTGAGTGCCTGTGATCCGGACAGCATTGCCAAAGCGGCTGCAGCCAAGGCCGCGACCGAGGGTAAGTCTGAGAACTATGTGCCATCGTCCGATGAGCTGAAAGCGGCACAGGAACTACTGGCGACTGATGCCTGCCGGCTGTTCGACGACTCGGTATTCCGTGATTTGCTCGCCAACATCAAGCAAGAAGCTGAGCAGACCATAGATAAGGTCACAATAGACAAGGTTGTAGATCAGGGATTCGACGTAGCGGCAAAGCAAAAAGCCGAAAGCCTTACCCGCTCATTCCGGGAATATATAGAAGAGCATAGGCCTGAGATCGAGGCTTTGCAGATTCTTTATAGCCGCCCTTACAAACAGCGCTTGACCGAAGAAGCGCTGCGAGATCTGGAGGTCAAACTAAAAGAAGCTCCGGGGCATTGGACTACAGATAGTCTCTGGCAGGCATACCGCCAGACAAATCCTTCCAAGGTGCAGGGTCAGGTCAAGCGGTTTACGGACCTGATTTCTCTCGTGCGTTTTGCCTGGGAGCAGGAGCCGGTGCTGGAACCTTTTGAAGAGCACGTACGCACGCGCTTCGCCGAATGGCTAAAAAATAAGCAAGCAAATGAAGCTGGGTTTAATACGAATGAGCTCAGCTGGTTAGAAAAAATGCGAGACTACGTGATTGCCAGCGGTAGTGTAGATCGGGAGCACCTAGAGGCGGATAACGTCCTTGGGCCGGTATACAAGGTTTTCGGCGAGAAGCTTTGGCCGCTAATGGATGAACTAAACCAAACATTGGCGGCATAG
- the sulP gene encoding sulfate permease: protein MIAIRQAYGAGLLAPRHWLRNVLSGLIVGVVALPLAMAFAIASGARPEQGIYTAIVAGAVVSLFGGSRVQIAGPTGAFIVILSGITAKYGLNGLQTATLMAGVILLALGAARLGSIIKYIPDPVIVGFTAGIGVIIFVGQWGDFFGLPKVVGAHFHEKLWHLLQVLPHFHPATTVLALLSLLIVVGTSMLPGVRRVPGPLIAMVVATVAQSYFRFDGVATLGTVFGGIPTGLPPFHLPELGFSRMLELIGPAFAIAMLGAIESLLSAVVADGMAGTKHDSNQELIGQGLANVLAPLFGGIAATGAIARTATNIRTGGNSPLSGLIHAFTLLLVILFLAPLALNVPVCALAAILFLVAWNMSEAKHFVHMLRRAPRADVAILLITFGLTVFTDLVVAVNIGVILATLHFMRRMAKSVEVQQQDGGDLGSELAAQGLQTLPKGVLVYAIEGPFFFGAVENFEQALGASHTDPRLLIIRLKRVPFMDITGLQALEEAVQNLKTRGVRIMLCEANPRVAGKLERAGVLKLLGEEHYFDTFAGALSAARQEE, encoded by the coding sequence ATGATCGCCATCCGGCAGGCCTACGGCGCCGGGCTGCTCGCCCCCCGCCACTGGCTGCGCAACGTGCTCTCCGGCCTCATCGTCGGCGTGGTCGCGTTGCCGCTCGCCATGGCCTTCGCCATCGCCAGCGGCGCGCGTCCCGAGCAGGGCATCTACACCGCCATCGTCGCCGGCGCCGTCGTCTCGCTGTTCGGCGGCAGTCGCGTGCAGATCGCCGGTCCCACCGGCGCGTTCATCGTCATCCTCTCCGGCATCACCGCCAAGTACGGGCTGAACGGCCTCCAGACCGCCACCCTCATGGCCGGCGTCATCCTGCTCGCCCTCGGCGCCGCGCGCCTGGGATCCATCATCAAGTACATCCCCGATCCCGTCATCGTCGGCTTCACCGCCGGCATCGGCGTCATCATCTTCGTCGGCCAGTGGGGGGATTTCTTCGGCCTGCCCAAGGTCGTGGGCGCCCATTTCCACGAGAAGCTCTGGCACCTGCTGCAGGTGCTGCCGCATTTCCATCCCGCCACCACCGTCCTTGCGCTCCTGAGCCTGCTCATCGTGGTGGGCACCTCCATGCTCCCCGGCGTGCGCCGCGTGCCGGGCCCGCTCATCGCCATGGTGGTGGCCACCGTCGCGCAAAGTTATTTCCGCTTCGACGGCGTCGCCACCCTCGGCACCGTCTTCGGCGGCATCCCCACCGGCCTGCCGCCGTTCCACCTGCCCGAGCTCGGCTTCTCGCGCATGCTCGAACTCATCGGCCCCGCCTTCGCCATCGCCATGCTGGGTGCCATCGAATCCCTGCTCTCCGCCGTGGTGGCGGACGGCATGGCGGGCACCAAGCACGACTCCAACCAGGAGCTCATCGGCCAGGGTCTCGCGAACGTCCTCGCGCCACTCTTCGGCGGCATCGCCGCCACCGGCGCCATCGCCCGCACCGCCACCAACATCCGCACCGGCGGCAACAGCCCGCTCTCGGGCCTCATCCACGCGTTCACGCTGCTGCTGGTGATCCTGTTCCTGGCGCCCCTCGCGCTCAACGTGCCCGTGTGCGCGCTCGCCGCCATCCTGTTCCTGGTGGCCTGGAACATGAGCGAGGCCAAGCACTTCGTGCACATGCTGCGCCGCGCCCCGCGGGCGGACGTGGCCATCCTCCTGATCACCTTCGGCCTCACCGTGTTCACGGACCTGGTGGTGGCGGTCAACATCGGCGTGATCCTCGCCACCCTGCACTTCATGCGGCGCATGGCCAAGAGCGTGGAAGTGCAGCAGCAGGACGGCGGGGACTTGGGCTCCGAGCTCGCCGCCCAGGGCCTACAGACCTTACCCAAGGGCGTGCTCGTCTACGCCATCGAAGGGCCGTTCTTCTTCGGCGCCGTGGAGAACTTCGAGCAGGCCCTGGGCGCGAGCCACACCGACCCGCGCCTCCTCATCATCAGGCTGAAGCGCGTGCCGTTCATGGACATCACCGGCCTGCAGGCACTGGAAGAGGCGGTGCAGAACCTTAAGACACGCGGCGTACGCATCATGCTCTGCGAGGCCAACCCGCGGGTCGCCGGCAAGCTCGAGCGGGCGGGGGTCCTGAAGCTGCTGGGCGAAGAGCACTATTTCGACACCTTCGCCGGGGCGCTGTCTGCCGCCAGGCAAGAGGAATAA
- a CDS encoding CopG family transcriptional regulator, translating into MPRESRTARLTILIDPRKKAAFEALCADVDLTPSQVVRKLIRDYIEYRTGKPWEPEATGRKKR; encoded by the coding sequence ATGCCCCGGGAAAGCCGCACCGCCCGCCTGACGATCCTGATCGATCCGCGCAAGAAAGCCGCGTTCGAGGCCCTGTGCGCGGACGTGGACCTGACGCCCTCGCAAGTGGTGAGGAAGCTGATCAGGGATTACATCGAGTACCGTACGGGGAAGCCCTGGGAGCCGGAGGCAACGGGACGCAAGAAACGCTAA
- a CDS encoding DEAD/DEAH box helicase: MTAPKALTDTSFKDLGLSEPILKALAEVGYETPSPIQARTIPHILAGTDVLGQAQTGTGKTAAFALPLLSKLDLKNAAPQVLVLTPTRELAIQVAEAFQRYAAHLKGFHVLPIYGGQDYYSQLQQLRRGPHVVVGTPGRVMDHIRKNTLQLTSLQCLVLDEADEMLRMGFIDDVEWILDQTPSEHQIALFSATMPPTIRRIAQKYLNAPESISIENRTTTAENIRQRYWLVSGTHKLDALTRILESETFDAMLIFVRTKTATVELAERLEARGYAAAALSGDVVQKMREKTVQRLKDGSLDILVATDVAARGLDVERVSHVVNYDIPYDTEAYVHRIGRTGRAGRVGDAILFVAPREQRMLRAIEQATRQPITQMSLPSTEIINDKRIAKFHQKITDTLAAGELQLFQELIERFQQAHNVPALEIAAALAKLAQGSTPLLLKPQVETPVRDEPRERHQRQGYDSPRPGRDRSPGARGPRRPARDEGVPETGMETFRLEVGLTHGAKPGNIVGAIANEAGIEGRLIGRIRLYDEYSTVDLPEGMPADIFNGLKKTRVAGRPLQISRVGEAGGTGDMSRAAAAGAEAAPVVKHRSKENPPGSSRRNKKNKNKFKKPTKPEKD, from the coding sequence ATGACAGCACCCAAAGCCCTTACCGACACTTCCTTTAAAGACCTCGGTCTCTCGGAGCCCATTCTGAAAGCCCTGGCCGAGGTCGGCTACGAGACGCCCTCTCCCATTCAAGCCCGGACCATCCCCCATATCTTGGCCGGCACCGACGTGCTGGGGCAGGCGCAGACGGGCACGGGCAAGACGGCGGCTTTCGCCCTGCCTTTGCTCTCGAAGCTGGACCTGAAGAACGCCGCGCCCCAGGTGCTGGTGCTGACGCCGACCCGGGAGCTGGCGATCCAGGTGGCGGAGGCCTTCCAGCGCTACGCGGCGCACCTGAAGGGCTTCCACGTGCTGCCCATCTATGGCGGCCAGGACTACTACAGCCAGCTGCAGCAGCTGCGCCGCGGCCCGCACGTGGTGGTGGGCACGCCGGGGCGGGTGATGGACCACATCCGCAAGAACACGCTGCAGCTCACCTCGCTGCAGTGCCTGGTACTGGACGAGGCGGACGAGATGCTGCGCATGGGCTTCATCGACGACGTGGAATGGATCCTGGACCAGACGCCTTCGGAGCACCAGATCGCGCTGTTCTCGGCCACCATGCCGCCGACGATCCGCCGCATCGCGCAGAAGTACCTGAACGCGCCCGAGAGCATCAGCATCGAGAACCGCACCACCACGGCGGAGAACATCCGCCAGCGCTACTGGCTGGTGAGCGGCACCCACAAGCTGGACGCGCTGACGCGCATCCTGGAATCCGAGACTTTCGACGCGATGCTGATCTTCGTGCGCACCAAGACGGCGACGGTGGAGCTGGCGGAGCGGCTGGAGGCGCGCGGCTATGCCGCGGCGGCCTTGAGCGGCGACGTGGTGCAGAAGATGCGGGAGAAGACGGTGCAGCGCCTGAAGGACGGGAGCCTGGACATCCTGGTGGCGACGGACGTGGCGGCCCGCGGGCTGGACGTGGAGCGGGTGAGCCACGTGGTGAACTACGACATCCCCTATGACACGGAGGCTTACGTGCACCGCATCGGCCGCACCGGCCGGGCCGGGCGGGTGGGCGACGCGATCCTGTTCGTGGCGCCGCGGGAGCAGCGCATGCTGCGGGCGATCGAGCAGGCGACGCGCCAGCCGATCACGCAGATGTCGCTGCCGAGCACCGAGATCATCAACGACAAGCGCATCGCCAAGTTCCACCAGAAGATCACGGACACGCTGGCGGCCGGGGAGCTGCAGCTCTTCCAGGAGCTGATCGAGCGCTTCCAGCAGGCCCACAACGTGCCGGCCCTGGAGATCGCGGCGGCGCTGGCGAAGCTGGCGCAGGGCTCGACGCCTTTGCTGCTCAAGCCGCAGGTGGAGACGCCGGTTAGAGATGAACCCAGGGAGCGGCACCAGCGCCAGGGCTACGACAGCCCGCGGCCGGGCCGGGACCGCAGCCCCGGGGCTCGGGGCCCAAGGCGCCCGGCGCGGGATGAGGGTGTGCCTGAGACGGGCATGGAGACCTTCCGGCTGGAGGTGGGGCTCACCCACGGGGCGAAGCCGGGGAACATCGTGGGGGCCATCGCCAACGAGGCGGGCATCGAAGGGCGGCTGATCGGCCGCATCCGGCTCTACGACGAGTACAGCACGGTGGACCTGCCGGAGGGCATGCCGGCGGACATCTTCAACGGGCTCAAGAAGACGCGGGTGGCGGGACGGCCGCTGCAGATATCGCGCGTGGGCGAAGCCGGGGGCACGGGGGATATGTCGCGGGCGGCAGCGGCGGGTGCCGAGGCAGCGCCGGTGGTGAAACACCGCTCGAAGGAGAATCCGCCGGGCAGCAGCAGGCGGAACAAGAAGAACAAGAACAAGTTCAAGAAGCCCACGAAACCCGAGAAAGACTGA
- a CDS encoding C1 family peptidase — MTESIRHFGAHRDAPDPRDRAFSLPPHRLKDLPASVDLRPHCPPVYDQRPLHSCTANAAAAAVQYERKRHGLAPDFTPSRLFIYYNERRLLGTAHKDAGAPLREAIKVLAKHGDCPEHHWPYEAAKVNVEPPHPCYRDAVRYRDMVYERVPQDLAHMKGCLAARQAFVLAFGVYESSETKEAAKACTMPIPKEGEKFLGNHAVMAVGYDDAHGHFILRNSWGPHWGREGHFFLPYRYLTDPKLAGDLWTLRLATG; from the coding sequence ATGACCGAATCCATTCGCCACTTCGGCGCCCACCGCGACGCCCCCGACCCCCGCGACCGCGCCTTCAGCCTCCCGCCTCACCGGCTGAAAGACCTGCCCGCTTCCGTGGACCTGCGCCCCCACTGCCCGCCGGTCTACGACCAGCGTCCGCTCCATAGCTGCACCGCGAACGCCGCCGCCGCGGCGGTGCAATACGAGCGCAAGCGCCACGGCCTGGCTCCCGACTTCACCCCCTCGCGCCTTTTCATCTACTACAACGAGCGCAGGCTCCTTGGCACCGCCCATAAGGATGCCGGCGCGCCGCTGCGCGAGGCCATCAAGGTACTGGCCAAGCACGGGGACTGCCCCGAGCACCACTGGCCCTACGAGGCCGCCAAGGTCAACGTCGAGCCGCCGCACCCCTGCTACCGGGACGCAGTGCGCTACCGGGACATGGTCTATGAACGCGTTCCCCAGGACCTGGCCCACATGAAGGGCTGCCTCGCTGCGCGCCAGGCCTTCGTGCTGGCCTTCGGCGTGTATGAGAGCTCCGAGACCAAGGAAGCCGCCAAGGCCTGCACCATGCCCATCCCCAAGGAAGGCGAGAAGTTCCTGGGCAACCACGCCGTGATGGCCGTGGGCTATGACGATGCCCACGGGCACTTCATCCTGCGCAACTCCTGGGGGCCGCACTGGGGGAGGGAAGGGCACTTCTTCCTGCCCTACCGTTACCTCACCGACCCCAAGCTCGCCGGCGACCTCTGGACCCTGCGGCTCGCGACTGGTTAA
- a CDS encoding HD domain-containing phosphohydrolase, which yields MESSKLMKVAVGDLKIGMYVDRLDRPWTETRFMYQGFFVQNQEAIEELQRTCEHVFVDAARREEAKPAAPRQLHVERYPVTALAEKEIVRAKSIHREASAAAKAIFTQMLQSGRLDIDLARLTVGTMLDSMLRNPDALVWLTRMKQHDSYIFSHALNASIWGIAFARHLGLDQDEIYEVGLGCMLFDVGKTQLPLTLLLKPMPLTEEETKLERTHVAHSLTILRGMEGITPRIMEMVKCHHERFDGSGYAGGLKGAAIPVFAKIAGIVDTYDALVSFRPYAGERSPHEAVRYVYGLRGTLFQPEVVEKFMQLVGAFPTGSVVELNTGAVGVVLAQNQQRLRPRLALVLDEDKRRMEYPAVVDMMYDNPWSDSGQFWVDRCLQNGAYGVDPQQLGI from the coding sequence GTGGAATCCAGCAAGCTCATGAAAGTGGCCGTCGGCGACCTGAAGATCGGCATGTACGTCGATCGTCTGGATCGCCCGTGGACGGAGACCCGCTTCATGTACCAGGGGTTCTTCGTCCAGAACCAGGAGGCCATCGAGGAACTGCAGCGCACCTGCGAACACGTGTTCGTGGATGCCGCGCGCCGCGAGGAGGCCAAGCCCGCTGCGCCGCGCCAGCTCCACGTCGAGCGCTACCCGGTGACCGCGCTGGCCGAGAAGGAGATCGTGCGCGCCAAGTCCATCCACCGGGAAGCCAGCGCCGCCGCCAAGGCCATATTCACCCAGATGCTGCAGAGCGGCCGGCTCGACATCGACCTCGCCCGCCTCACCGTCGGCACCATGCTGGACAGCATGCTGAGAAACCCGGACGCATTGGTCTGGCTCACCCGCATGAAGCAGCACGACTCCTACATCTTCAGCCACGCCCTCAACGCCTCCATCTGGGGTATCGCCTTCGCCCGGCACCTGGGGCTGGACCAAGACGAGATCTACGAGGTGGGCCTGGGCTGCATGCTGTTCGACGTGGGCAAGACCCAGCTCCCGCTCACCCTCCTGCTCAAGCCCATGCCGCTTACGGAGGAGGAGACCAAGCTCGAGCGCACCCACGTGGCCCACAGCCTCACCATCCTGCGCGGCATGGAAGGCATCACCCCGCGTATCATGGAGATGGTGAAGTGCCACCACGAGCGCTTCGACGGCAGCGGCTACGCCGGCGGCCTGAAGGGCGCCGCCATCCCCGTGTTCGCCAAGATCGCCGGTATCGTGGACACCTACGACGCCCTGGTGAGCTTCCGCCCCTATGCCGGCGAGCGCTCGCCCCACGAGGCCGTGCGCTACGTCTACGGCCTGCGCGGCACCCTGTTCCAGCCCGAGGTGGTGGAGAAGTTCATGCAGCTCGTGGGCGCGTTCCCCACGGGCTCCGTGGTGGAGCTCAACACCGGCGCGGTGGGCGTGGTGCTCGCCCAGAACCAGCAGCGCCTGCGTCCGCGCCTCGCCCTGGTGCTGGACGAGGACAAGCGCCGCATGGAGTATCCGGCGGTGGTGGACATGATGTACGACAATCCCTGGTCCGACAGCGGCCAGTTCTGGGTGGACCGTTGCCTGCAGAACGGCGCCTATGGAGTGGACCCTCAACAACTAGGCATCTGA
- a CDS encoding PHB depolymerase family esterase — translation MLRFIGFILAFVAGSVHAGTFTETAKSGGFDRTWYVHVPPSYRQGHPLPLVIVYHGSGGSGAKIESRIGLDAVADEQGFIAVYPDGISTVWAGGLADEADAAGVDDVAFTAALLDRLGAEYSIDRQHVVAAGFSNGAHLVHLLGCRLADRFTAIVPVGGTMASGSDCHPSRPVTVIEFHDARDPVNSYAGGRAGINGAGRAEAVPNGIWNWALRDKCRTPASETRSPATGYPVVLNIDDFPGCSGSTIVRLYTLYNGTHAWPHVPDASALIGELATGKYK, via the coding sequence ATGCTGCGGTTCATAGGCTTCATCCTCGCGTTCGTGGCGGGCAGCGTCCACGCCGGCACATTCACCGAGACCGCTAAATCAGGCGGCTTCGACCGTACTTGGTACGTGCACGTGCCCCCCAGCTACCGGCAGGGCCATCCGCTGCCCCTGGTCATCGTCTATCACGGCAGCGGCGGCAGTGGCGCCAAGATCGAAAGCAGGATCGGGCTCGATGCGGTGGCAGACGAGCAGGGCTTCATCGCCGTCTATCCAGACGGCATCAGCACCGTCTGGGCCGGCGGCCTCGCCGATGAGGCCGACGCCGCTGGCGTGGACGATGTGGCGTTCACCGCCGCGCTGCTCGACCGGCTCGGGGCGGAATACAGCATAGACAGGCAACACGTCGTGGCCGCGGGTTTCTCCAACGGCGCCCACCTGGTGCACCTCTTGGGCTGCCGCCTCGCAGACCGATTCACCGCCATCGTGCCCGTGGGCGGCACCATGGCCAGCGGCAGCGATTGCCATCCCTCCCGGCCCGTGACGGTCATCGAATTCCACGATGCCAGGGATCCCGTGAATTCATACGCGGGCGGCCGCGCGGGGATAAACGGCGCCGGCAGGGCAGAAGCGGTCCCCAATGGCATATGGAATTGGGCACTGCGGGATAAGTGCCGCACGCCGGCAAGCGAGACGAGGTCTCCTGCCACGGGATACCCGGTCGTCCTCAACATAGATGACTTCCCCGGATGCTCCGGGAGCACCATCGTGCGGCTTTACACGCTGTATAACGGCACCCATGCCTGGCCCCACGTCCCGGATGCGAGCGCCTTGATCGGCGAGCTTGCTACCGGCAAATACAAATAA
- a CDS encoding YrdB family protein translates to MKIINLALRFMLELCALAAMGYWGYHAMQAEAGRLVLCIAAPAAFALLWWLFPAHKARFPLPQPWKAIAGFLFLQGSAALLALAGQVLRAEVFALLILINTAGLEIWGDDLHRER, encoded by the coding sequence ATGAAGATCATCAACCTCGCCCTGCGGTTCATGCTGGAGCTCTGCGCCCTTGCCGCCATGGGCTATTGGGGCTATCACGCCATGCAGGCCGAAGCCGGCCGGCTCGTGCTCTGCATCGCCGCCCCGGCCGCCTTCGCCTTGCTCTGGTGGCTCTTTCCCGCCCACAAGGCCAGGTTCCCATTGCCTCAGCCCTGGAAGGCCATCGCGGGGTTCCTGTTCCTGCAAGGCTCAGCGGCCCTGTTGGCTCTGGCAGGGCAGGTGCTCCGGGCAGAAGTCTTCGCGCTGCTGATCCTCATCAATACGGCGGGACTGGAGATATGGGGGGACGACCTGCATAGAGAGCGATAA